The nucleotide sequence atatatgtatatatacatatatatgtttatatatatatatatatatatatatatatgcatacatatgtatgtatatgtatgtatacatacatatgtatgtatatatatatatatacatacatatggatgtatgtatatatatatatatatatatatatatatatatatatatatatatatatatatatatatatatatatatatatacatacatatgtatgtatatatatgtatacaaacatatatatgtatatatatatatatatatatatatatatatatatttatatatatttatatatatgtatatgtgtatatatatatatatatatatatgtatatgtgtatatatatatatatatatatatatttatatatacatatatgtatatatacatatatgtatatatatatatttatacatatatatatatatatataaatatatatatatatatgtatgtttatatatacatatatgtatacatatacatgtaaatgtatacatatacatgtatatgtatacatatatgtatatatatacctacatatatatatgtatatatgtatatatatatatatatatgtttatatatatatgtatatatatatttatgtatatatatatgtatagatatatatatatatgtatgtatatatatatatatatagatatatatatatatatatatatatatatatatatatgtatatatatatatatatatatatatatatatatatatatatatgtatatatatatatatatatgtatatagatatatatatgtatatgtatatatatatatatatatgtatatatatatgtatatatatgtatatatatatatgtatatatatatatatgtatatatatgtatatatatatatatatatatgtatatatatatatatatatgtatatatgtatatatatatatatgtatatatatatatatatatatatatatgtatatatatatatatatatacatatatatatatatatatatatatatatatatatacatatatatatatatacatatatacatatatatatacatatatacatatatatatacatatatatatatacatatatatatacatatatatatatatatatatacatatatatatatatatatatatttatatgtatatatatatacatatatatatatacatatacatatatatatatacatatacatatatatatatacatatacatacatatatatatatatatatatatatatatatatatatatatatacacatacttatatatatatatatatatatatatatatatatatatacatatatatttatgtatatgtatatatgtatatgtatatatatatacatatacatatatatatatatatatatacatatatatatatatatatatatatatatatatatatatatatatatatgtatatatatttatatatgtatatgtatatatatatatatatatgtatgtatatgtatatgtatatgtatatatgtatatatgtatatgtatatgtatatgtatatgtatatatatatatatatatatatacatacatatatatatatatatatatatatatatatatgtatgtatatatatatatatatgtatgtatatatatatatatatatgtatatgtatgtatatatatatgtatatgtatatatatttatatatatgtatatgtatatatatttatatatatgtatatgtatataagtatatatatatatataatcataaattaATCACATATTCAAATTCATTACATGCACAATCAATATTTTATAGAATACtatgaataatatatatacatatatatatacatatatatacatatatatatacatatatatacatatttatatacatatatatacatatatatatacatatatatatatataataataacttAATCACATATTCAAGTTCATTAGCTGCACAATCAATATTTTCTAGaatattatgaataatatttttgaaatacATATACTTTAACTTTTGAAGCTAAAAAtatgaatatattatttatcatatgtaTGAAGGATGGACAtcataaattatatcataaaatgaacataacatatacatattatttatactTGTATTAATATATTAGTTATAATTCAATATGTGAGATTTAATTACTATAAGAGGTTTCTAATAAATTTATTGACCAACTCATCGCTGCTCACCAACTATGATGAGAAGGTATATGTGGGAATGATAATATGACCAAAGTGCAGTTTCGTTCAGCATTGAAGCCattgaaaattaaaaagaaatggAGACCACCTCTAGCCCTCCTGCAATTACCTTCCACTTAGAAATATATTTGCATGTGGGGGAGGGAGTTACTGGGTGCAGTAGCATAGATAACTTTGGTAGCATGTTTATATAAATCATAGCGTATAAGAAGATTAAAAAATGTTACATAtatcatcttatttttttatctaatagTTTATTCCAGATCATGAGTTTTAATTCTATATTTATCTCTGTTAGTTTCTTTTGGCATTCAATCAGTGATTCTGTTAACCCCTTCTTGTTTTAGATTTTTTGGACATCCAATTTGGTTTATGTttgatacataaaaaaaaaacttaagtgGGTGGTGCAAATCAGATAGATGAAATTGAGGTGAATATAGATTTCGCACTTAACAACGTGCTTTATtaccattatatatataaatatcttaattagatgatcatcaatctctttttttttcttgtagtgTTTTACTAATATTTATACACTCACATAGTGATCCTTTGCCAATAAATTAAGtcgttaaataaaaaaaaaaggtatatgatgaaaataatagaagataagaaaaattattgaagaagttttattgaagtagCTTTATCTTTATTACATTAATATGTCcatttcctatttatacagattatgagAAATGAGCTCCTAtctaggataccaatcttggatcgatgcaaagaatggtttacgagcGAGAGTCTTGAGTAGAGCAAGAATAAATCGCTGCTGCTACTGCAATTGCTATTGTTGTGAGGGCATGGGCCTTCGTTCTCTAAGTCTgtcgactgttggcagatcaacaAAGACTATCgccgtgaggaagatgaggattggccgtgaAGCCTATTAGGAATTTGGCTATAGCGACGTTGGTCGATTGGCcgaaggcaagggcgaagctttgcttttctcaacgGCGTTGATCGCTGGTCGAAGGCAAGAgcaaagcttcgcttttctcactactctgatactatgatgaaagataatagaagataagaacaattattgaagaagctttattgatgtAGCTTTAGCtttaatatattaatatgttCCTCTTCTATTTAGACATTAGAAGAAATGATTTTGGATTTCCCtcgacagaatagagagatttcctcatataattaagaaaatcttatctCCTATTAGTATCATCCAATTCAAAATGTTAATAAGGTTGGACTAGATTTTTTTcataatgatataatttttttttcacaaatgAATTTCTCCGAAAGAATGACCTCtcgataagaagaagaagaaggaggaaggaaggaaaaaaaaaaaaagaaaaaaaaaagaaaagaaaaaaaaaagggacttCATACTTAATTTAATCCCAATTGTTGTCCACATCCAGAAGAATAATGACACATTCTTTTCGATGTTAATTTTATACGtaacataaaatataatttaataacaaGAAATggataattatttgatttgttaATTAAAAAAGCTTAATAATTATACAAAAAATGAGTTATTTATCAGATGAGAATCTAGAAGGGGTGACGCGTCCGGGTAGTGAATAATCCAAGCAGTTCTTGTCGGTACGGTAAAAACGACCGCCGCGGTGCCGTCACTGCCTGGCCGTTCCCAACCTTCTTCCCGTAGTGCGTCCGGTTTGCAGTGACCGTATCCACCGCTGCCCGCGGCTTCCCGCCCTTCGCGGCCGCCGTCCTAAGCCTCGGGCTCTTTCCCCTCGCCAATGGTTGCTGCGGCGTAGGAGGCGCATCGAGAAACAGGAACTTGTCCTTGCCGTCACTGTGGCTCCGCCCGGAGAGCAGGTCCCGCAACCTCCACCGTCGCTCCGTCCCGGTGGAGGCGCTCTTCCTGCACCGGTCCGGCGACTGCGGTGCCGACCTCGGTATCCACGGGCAGTGATCCCGCGCCGCGGACGACTCCAGGTCCTCCGCCtccaacgacgacgacgacgatatcGATCCCCATCGAGAGCTCGGCTCCTCGATGAGAAGCTTTCTGATGGGGATCCCTTGCGGATCCGGCCCTGCCGCTTCGTGGTTTTCCTTCGAGAGGGAAGTGGAGAGGAGGAGGCCGCGGCCAAAGTGGGGGTATATTGGGAGGatgtggccatcggagaagatatCGTCGGCAGTGACTGAGGGCGTTCCGTCGGGGTCGCCTACCGCGAAGGAGAACTCGGAATCATTGTCGTCGTCGAATTGAGGTCCAGGCGGTTGTCGGTGAAGGGAGTCGCGATGAACGGCGGAGCGGGGCGAAGCGAGTTCCGTCATGGTAATTGGGTCTCTCTCTCTTACTCCTGTCAAACACCGCTACTTGGGAATTAATGGATTGACTATCGAGGAGGAAGGGACTGATTTATGATATAGTCGCATATGGGACAGGTAAGGAACGCCGTGGATATAGCTTGTGCCGCACGCGATTTTTCTTTTGCTATCTAGAAGGTCGTAAGGCCGAGGGAGGTGGCGCATTAAGGCAACCGGCGCGAACGTAGACGACGATGACCGACGACGCAAAACCAAATTGGCAATCATCAAGGGACCCATGCACCAACGTAGCTCCACGGACTCGGGCGGTGGCTTCTGTTGGTTTTGACTTCAAGAGCTCTTGTTGTGAAGGGCTTCAGCGACGACGGATGGCGTCTGTGGCTCTCTCTCCCCCTTCCAGGAAAGCGACGAGGATATAAATGAACCTGCCGCGGACGTGTGTATGTATTGATGGTGTTGCCAAGAAAAGGTCAATGGAACTACTCTGGATGGATCCCTTGGGAATCAAGAAAATGTTGAATGCCCACCATGAAATAAAGCTAAAAGTGGACTACTTCAAATGTCAAACTCTCGAAGCCTGTGACAATCTCTCCGAAATTTCAATCTTAGCAACTTGCTTGTGCACTACTTTTCTCGTTGTTGACTACGTACAGCCTTTGACGATGAGCAGAACAGCGACCGTATGATTCCTACTATCATCAACGGAAGCAGCCTATAAAAGATAGATAAtagaaaataaagataaaaacagTTTTTCTCATTCAcatgtttttttatttatataaattacaaGGAAGGATTTTTCTTAACAGAGTAATGAGATTTCTTCATACGGTTAGGAAAATTTTATCTGTTATCATGCCCCATGGTGCTCTTATCAAGAatatcgatcttggaccgatgcaatgaaaatagtttacgaacgagaggcttcgtgagtgagtataCTAATTGATCAAtcatatgtacatgagaaacatgtagttcatatcggacaacttgatctcgcacgaaatgGAAGTCAGATAACAATATGTTTAATGCGAGAGTGGAGCACCGGATTTGTTCATAGATTGGTAGCttcgacattatcacaatatattgtagaaaTAAGAGTAGAATTGATGCTGAGTTCCTTgagtagatttgtgacccaattgaattTTGTAGTGGCGGTGGCGATGACGATAGCACGGTATTCAACTTTAGTTATAGACCGTGCGACTatcttttacttcttagaactTCAACTAATTGAATTAACTccaagaaagataatataccccgatatggatgttctatcatcaaatttTTCTGCCCAATTAACATCAGCAAAGACATGGAGATAAAGTGGAGTGTGTTTGCGGAGAAAgcgaccatgattgagggtccctttaagatatcacaaGATTCGTTTGACTacacagaccaatgcatagtagatggtcgctatataaattgtgataatttattgatcacaaataagatatctagatcggtgagagctaagtattgtaaagagccaactacgtattggtattgagtgggttccgtagcaagACTTCCATCAAATAATTTTAgtaattcactagtagagaggggaGTTGTAATTGCATTTGCGTCCTACAtagttgtctttgataataaatcttgaatgcacTTTCTTTGTGATAAGAAAAGACCTTAAAATGTATATGTTGCTTTTACGCCAAGAAAATAGTTCAAGATTCCTATATCTTTAAGGGAGAATTGATCTCATAATTGCTTAATGAATGCTTGGATCTATATACGATTAAAGcccatgacaataatatcatctatatacaccagaatatatattgtgcTTCCATGTTGTTATCATAGAAATAATgaagtatcagacttggagtttaGATGTTGTTGAATCAtagaaatctgagattcaacaacatgtgctttcatgttgttgaatctcagattttgatgatgaaactaattgattgtgtttagatgtttaactgtattttgagtgatgcaggtctactcgatcaggtttagacagttgacgcaggaggaattgacgttgcgctggaagagatcacgttaggatattggatggctgaacgcttcgaacgtcgggcatcgggccaaggagagcgaaactgtgccaaggatatcggcgttgcggaggtcaaccgctgattgggcaacaagccgcaagagaggatgatgcgccgaaaaatcgaacgaagcgccaaccaattgttgaatctcgtattttgatgatgaaactccatgagatatgtttatgatttaatctacgttttgagtgacgcagggtgcttcgatcaagatgagacaattaaagcagaaacatcatgttgtgccggaggaacatgtcagaagattggacgtcgggccggtggatcggtcgacgtatcgacagaaggcttcgggtcgtggactcgggcatcgggccaagaagagcgggtattgtgccaaggat is from Musa acuminata AAA Group cultivar baxijiao chromosome BXJ3-8, Cavendish_Baxijiao_AAA, whole genome shotgun sequence and encodes:
- the LOC135644559 gene encoding uncharacterized protein LOC135644559, giving the protein MTELASPRSAVHRDSLHRQPPGPQFDDDNDSEFSFAVGDPDGTPSVTADDIFSDGHILPIYPHFGRGLLLSTSLSKENHEAAGPDPQGIPIRKLLIEEPSSRWGSISSSSSLEAEDLESSAARDHCPWIPRSAPQSPDRCRKSASTGTERRWRLRDLLSGRSHSDGKDKFLFLDAPPTPQQPLARGKSPRLRTAAAKGGKPRAAVDTVTANRTHYGKKVGNGQAVTAPRRSFLPYRQELLGLFTTRTRHPF